One genomic segment of Hymenobacter psoromatis includes these proteins:
- a CDS encoding chloride channel protein, whose amino-acid sequence MADSKLTTRYEQALAWLDHYLIRPLYTARVRRLILQSFPFWIASLLTGLMAVGYERVFVWAEQVSFTWLGKVPLMAFGLTPVAFLSSWALVYYLAPAARGSGIPQVMAGIDLSNPSQYRHTEYLLSLRVAAVKILSSVVLLLGGGIIGREGPTIQVSAAIFRAINRLQPKGWPQLSRQIALVTGGAAGLAAAFNTPLGGIVFVVEELTQIHLSRFRMAVFAAVIIAGLTAQQFLGPYLYLGYPKVTSPGGWYQVLAMGCAMACGLAGAFFAKALLAIGQYRKRFTTLRAQVGWVMGCGLVLAVLAYFVGIDGVGTGKPIINRLLFQNSGTTPFYLFPVRFLGMVLSYSGGGAGGVFATSLSAGALLGDGLARLAGVPVMDRNLLILVSMVGFLTGVVRSPFTAAILVLEMTDRHSAIFQLLLGALLAQGIAALVDPHSLYEHLKHGFIRESLAQELSPHAAALPPEDDDERDHEQENVKPMKPQPAD is encoded by the coding sequence ATGGCCGATTCTAAGCTTACTACCCGCTACGAGCAGGCCCTGGCCTGGCTCGACCACTACCTGATTCGGCCGCTCTACACGGCGCGGGTGCGGCGGCTCATCCTGCAAAGCTTTCCCTTCTGGATTGCCTCGCTGCTGACCGGCCTGATGGCCGTGGGCTACGAGCGGGTGTTCGTCTGGGCCGAGCAGGTGAGCTTTACCTGGCTCGGTAAGGTGCCGCTTATGGCATTTGGGCTCACGCCGGTGGCCTTTCTTAGCTCGTGGGCGCTGGTCTACTACCTGGCCCCGGCCGCCAGGGGCAGCGGCATTCCGCAGGTGATGGCCGGCATCGACCTCTCCAACCCCAGCCAGTACCGCCACACCGAATACCTGCTGAGCCTGCGCGTGGCCGCCGTGAAAATACTAAGCAGCGTGGTGCTGCTGCTGGGCGGCGGCATCATTGGCCGCGAGGGGCCTACCATCCAGGTGTCGGCGGCCATCTTCCGGGCTATCAATCGCTTGCAGCCCAAGGGCTGGCCCCAGCTCTCGCGCCAGATTGCCCTCGTCACGGGCGGGGCGGCCGGCCTGGCGGCGGCCTTCAACACCCCGCTCGGCGGCATCGTGTTCGTGGTGGAAGAGCTGACCCAGATTCACTTGTCGCGCTTTCGCATGGCCGTGTTCGCGGCCGTTATCATCGCCGGGCTCACGGCCCAGCAGTTTCTGGGCCCCTACCTCTACCTGGGCTACCCGAAGGTGACCTCGCCGGGCGGCTGGTACCAGGTGCTGGCAATGGGCTGCGCAATGGCTTGCGGCCTGGCCGGGGCGTTCTTCGCCAAGGCGCTGCTGGCCATTGGGCAATACCGCAAGCGCTTTACCACCCTGCGGGCGCAGGTGGGCTGGGTAATGGGCTGCGGCCTCGTGCTAGCCGTGCTGGCGTATTTCGTCGGAATTGATGGGGTAGGCACCGGCAAGCCGATTATCAACCGCCTGCTGTTTCAGAACAGCGGTACCACGCCTTTTTACTTATTTCCGGTGCGCTTCCTGGGCATGGTGCTCAGCTACAGCGGCGGCGGGGCCGGGGGGGTGTTTGCTACCTCGCTGAGCGCGGGCGCGCTGCTCGGCGATGGCCTGGCCCGCCTGGCCGGCGTGCCGGTGATGGACCGCAACCTGCTGATACTGGTGAGCATGGTGGGATTCCTGACCGGCGTGGTGCGCTCGCCCTTCACGGCGGCCATCCTGGTGCTGGAAATGACGGACCGCCATTCGGCCATCTTTCAACTGCTGCTGGGCGCGCTGCTGGCCCAGGGGATTGCGGCGCTCGTAGACCCGCACTCGCTCTACGAGCACCTCAAGCACGGCTTCATCCGCGAGTCGCTGGCCCAGGAGCTAAGCCCCCACGCCGCCGCCCTACCCCCCGAAGATGATGACGAGCGCGACCACGAGCAAGAAAACGTGAAGCCTATGAAGCCGCAGCCAGCCGACTAG
- a CDS encoding DUF3570 domain-containing protein — MKNLFLIGLALAAPLAALAQGTPTPNRIDHYGVTSTNLTPPAPSRSGETEVDILGSYYQQNGNHSAVEGGIGTQQLTDVSPAILLNVPLDSVTRLTANLGVDFYASASTDRIDQVLSSPSANAQREHADFGLTRQLADKLTQVGVGAGVSVEYDYLSFNLAGSWTRTSRDGNRELSVAGQVFLDRVTLIRPAELRTGPNQRRGSGFDNRQSYNVSVVYSQVLTKRLQVAISAEPVVQHGLLSTPFQRVYFFDYAPDGLAPGQLGTAKTEVLPRQRVKYPVGLRLTYYATDLVQLRGYYRFYNDNFGVQAHTFELEAPVKVTPFFTLYPFYRYHTQTAADYFAPYLAHSVADQYYTSDYDLAAFSAQKVGLGFRYAPLYGLSRFKTPFGGRVAKFKSLDVRYGYYRQTTGLTANVISFDMAFVMP, encoded by the coding sequence GTGAAAAACCTCTTCTTAATTGGGCTGGCCCTGGCGGCTCCGCTCGCCGCCTTGGCCCAGGGCACGCCCACGCCCAACCGCATTGACCACTACGGGGTAACCAGTACCAACCTGACCCCGCCCGCGCCCAGCCGCAGCGGCGAAACGGAGGTGGACATCCTGGGCAGCTACTACCAGCAGAACGGCAACCACTCAGCCGTGGAGGGCGGCATTGGCACCCAGCAGCTAACCGACGTGTCGCCGGCCATTCTGCTCAACGTGCCCCTCGATTCGGTGACGCGCCTTACGGCTAATCTGGGGGTGGATTTCTACGCCTCGGCCTCTACCGACCGCATCGACCAGGTGCTGTCGTCGCCTTCGGCCAATGCCCAGCGCGAGCACGCCGACTTCGGCCTTACCCGGCAGCTGGCCGATAAGCTCACCCAGGTAGGGGTAGGGGCGGGCGTGTCGGTGGAGTATGATTACCTGTCGTTCAACCTGGCGGGCTCCTGGACGCGCACCTCGCGCGACGGCAACCGCGAGCTGAGCGTGGCCGGCCAGGTGTTTCTGGACCGGGTAACGCTCATTCGGCCCGCCGAGCTGCGTACCGGCCCCAACCAGCGCCGAGGCTCGGGCTTCGATAACCGCCAGAGCTACAACGTGTCAGTGGTGTATTCGCAGGTGCTTACCAAGCGGCTGCAAGTGGCCATCAGCGCCGAGCCAGTGGTGCAGCACGGGCTGCTGAGCACGCCGTTTCAGCGGGTGTACTTCTTCGACTACGCCCCCGATGGCCTCGCGCCCGGCCAGCTGGGCACCGCTAAAACGGAGGTGCTGCCGCGCCAGCGCGTGAAGTATCCCGTGGGCCTGCGCCTCACCTACTACGCCACCGACCTGGTGCAGCTGCGCGGCTACTACCGCTTTTACAACGACAATTTTGGCGTGCAGGCCCACACCTTCGAGCTGGAAGCGCCGGTGAAGGTCACACCCTTTTTCACGCTCTACCCCTTCTACCGCTACCATACCCAGACGGCCGCCGACTACTTCGCGCCCTACCTGGCCCACTCCGTGGCCGACCAGTACTACACGTCGGACTACGACCTGGCGGCTTTTTCGGCCCAAAAGGTGGGCCTGGGCTTTCGCTACGCCCCGCTCTACGGCCTGAGCCGCTTCAAGACCCCGTTTGGTGGCCGGGTGGCCAAGTTTAAGTCCCTGGACGTGCGCTACGGCTACTACCGCCAAACTACCGGCCTCACCGCCAATGTCATTAGCTTCGATATGGCGTTCGTGATGCCGTAA
- a CDS encoding NADP-dependent oxidoreductase, with the protein MTTNTILLASRPQGMPTAAQFRFETREVPAPAAGQVLLKTLYVSVDPYMRGRMSAAKSYVAPFEVGQPMAGGVVAEVIASHSEALPVGSVVVGSLPWQEFSVADATALTRVPTDKAPASYFLGLLGMTGLTAYFGLLDICQPQAGETVIVSGAAGAVGSIVGQLAKIKGCRVVGTAGSEEKVAYLKELGFDEAINYKTTPNIAKALAAAAPNGVDCYFDNVGGVITDAVYDLLNKHARIALCGQISTYNATETPMGPRPESKLLKTSTKLQGFIVSDYLSRWPEGVKQLTAWYAAGQLKSEETITEGFAQIPAAFLGLFAGENTGKAVVRVA; encoded by the coding sequence ATGACTACCAACACCATCTTACTAGCCAGCCGCCCCCAGGGCATGCCCACGGCCGCGCAGTTCCGCTTTGAAACCCGCGAGGTGCCTGCGCCCGCCGCCGGGCAGGTGCTTCTCAAAACGCTGTACGTGTCGGTAGACCCCTACATGCGGGGCCGCATGAGCGCGGCTAAGTCGTACGTGGCGCCCTTCGAGGTGGGCCAGCCGATGGCGGGCGGGGTAGTGGCCGAAGTCATCGCCAGCCACAGCGAGGCGCTGCCGGTGGGCAGCGTGGTGGTGGGCAGCCTGCCCTGGCAGGAGTTCAGCGTGGCCGACGCCACGGCCCTGACCCGCGTGCCGACCGATAAGGCCCCGGCCAGCTACTTCCTGGGCCTGCTGGGCATGACCGGTCTCACGGCTTACTTCGGGCTGCTCGACATTTGCCAGCCCCAGGCCGGCGAAACGGTGATAGTATCGGGGGCGGCCGGCGCGGTGGGTAGCATTGTGGGGCAGCTGGCCAAAATAAAGGGCTGCCGCGTGGTGGGCACCGCCGGCTCCGAGGAGAAGGTGGCGTATTTGAAAGAGTTGGGCTTCGACGAGGCCATCAACTACAAGACTACGCCCAACATTGCTAAGGCGCTGGCCGCCGCTGCTCCCAATGGCGTAGACTGCTACTTCGACAACGTGGGCGGGGTCATCACCGACGCCGTGTACGACCTATTGAACAAGCACGCGCGCATTGCGCTCTGCGGCCAGATTTCGACTTATAACGCGACGGAAACGCCGATGGGCCCGCGCCCGGAGAGTAAGCTCCTCAAAACCAGCACCAAGCTGCAAGGCTTCATCGTGAGCGACTACCTCAGCCGCTGGCCCGAGGGCGTAAAGCAATTGACCGCATGGTACGCGGCCGGCCAATTGAAGAGCGAGGAAACCATTACTGAAGGCTTCGCCCAAATTCCGGCCGCTTTCCTGGGCCTATTTGCGGGCGAAAACACGGGTAAGGCGGTGGTGAGAGTGGCCTAA
- a CDS encoding DUF4266 domain-containing protein — MSPTPRFRPVLLGLLLAGSLALPACVSVKAYQKQYLNDEDMKLASKKVESPEVNFESYREGAGGANGGKVGGGCGCN, encoded by the coding sequence ATGAGCCCTACCCCCCGTTTTCGCCCGGTACTGCTGGGCCTGCTGCTGGCCGGCAGCCTGGCGCTGCCCGCCTGCGTGTCGGTTAAAGCCTACCAGAAACAATACCTCAACGATGAGGATATGAAGCTGGCTTCCAAGAAGGTAGAAAGCCCGGAAGTCAACTTCGAGAGCTACCGCGAAGGGGCCGGCGGGGCCAACGGCGGCAAAGTAGGCGGTGGCTGCGGCTGCAATTGA
- a CDS encoding YncE family protein, which yields MRKLPFAAALLLSGAASAQTAPAAAPYHLLHTITIGGEGGWDYLSVDPSGERLYLSHGTQVDVVDLQTRQVIGTIPNTPGVHGIEAAPGTGRGYITCGRDNTCVAFDLKTLKPIGEPIPTGPKPDALLYDAFSKRVFLFSNKGGKSTVLNATTGAVEGAAELGGDIEAPATDGKGHIFANVEDKSEVVEFDAKSLAVTHRYPLAPGEEPTGLAFDPRAGRLFSACHNEKLVVTDSKTGKQVAVLPIGQGVDGAAFDPSTGNVITSNGAAGTLTVIHQDSPTKYTVVATIPTQRGARTLAISPTTHHLFTCTADYGPTPAATTENPRPRPSIMPGTFRVLEFGQ from the coding sequence ATGAGAAAACTACCCTTTGCCGCCGCCCTACTGCTGAGCGGCGCGGCCTCGGCCCAAACCGCCCCGGCCGCCGCGCCCTACCACCTGCTGCACACCATCACCATTGGCGGCGAGGGTGGCTGGGACTACCTCAGCGTGGACCCGTCCGGCGAGCGCCTCTACCTCTCGCACGGCACCCAGGTGGACGTGGTAGACTTGCAGACTCGCCAGGTCATCGGTACCATCCCCAACACGCCGGGCGTGCACGGCATTGAGGCGGCACCCGGCACGGGGCGCGGCTACATCACCTGCGGCCGCGACAACACCTGCGTGGCGTTTGATTTGAAAACCCTGAAGCCCATCGGCGAGCCCATCCCGACCGGCCCCAAGCCCGATGCGCTGCTCTACGATGCCTTCTCGAAGCGCGTATTTCTGTTCAGCAACAAGGGCGGCAAGAGCACCGTGCTCAACGCCACCACGGGGGCCGTGGAAGGTGCCGCCGAGCTGGGCGGCGACATCGAAGCCCCGGCCACCGACGGCAAGGGCCACATTTTTGCCAACGTGGAGGATAAGAGCGAGGTCGTCGAGTTTGATGCCAAAAGCCTGGCCGTCACGCATCGCTACCCCCTGGCCCCCGGCGAGGAGCCCACCGGCCTGGCCTTCGACCCGCGGGCCGGCCGCCTTTTCAGCGCCTGCCACAACGAGAAGCTGGTGGTGACCGACAGCAAAACCGGGAAGCAGGTGGCCGTACTTCCCATTGGCCAGGGCGTGGACGGGGCCGCGTTTGACCCCAGCACCGGCAACGTGATTACCTCCAACGGCGCGGCGGGCACCCTCACCGTCATCCACCAAGACTCGCCTACCAAGTACACCGTAGTGGCCACCATCCCCACCCAGCGCGGGGCGCGCACCCTGGCTATCAGCCCCACCACGCACCACCTCTTCACCTG
- a CDS encoding type 1 glutamine amidotransferase domain-containing protein: MKIALILTSHDQLGNTGHKTGFWLEEFAAPYYVFKDAGATLTLASPLGGQPPLDPASDTPDTQTDATKRFKQDPAAQQALAHTVKLDTIKAADFDAIFYPGGHGPLWDLAEDKHSIALLEKAYAAGKPVAVVCHAPGVLRHVKAANGEPLVKGKAVTGFTNTEEEAVHLTKVVPFLVEDMLKENGGTYSKKADWQPYVVTAGNLITGQNPASSELAAEEVLQQLKK; encoded by the coding sequence ATGAAAATTGCCCTCATTTTGACTTCGCACGACCAACTCGGCAACACGGGTCACAAAACCGGCTTTTGGCTGGAAGAATTTGCTGCTCCTTATTACGTTTTTAAGGATGCCGGTGCGACCCTTACCCTGGCTTCGCCGCTGGGCGGCCAGCCCCCGCTCGACCCCGCTAGCGACACACCCGATACCCAGACCGACGCCACCAAGCGCTTCAAGCAAGACCCCGCAGCCCAGCAGGCCCTGGCCCACACCGTGAAGCTCGACACCATTAAGGCCGCCGATTTCGACGCCATTTTTTACCCCGGCGGCCACGGCCCGCTCTGGGATTTGGCCGAGGATAAGCACTCCATCGCCCTCCTTGAAAAGGCCTACGCCGCTGGCAAGCCGGTGGCCGTGGTGTGCCACGCGCCCGGCGTGCTGCGCCACGTGAAGGCCGCCAACGGCGAGCCGCTGGTGAAAGGCAAGGCCGTAACGGGCTTCACCAACACCGAGGAAGAGGCCGTGCACCTCACCAAGGTAGTGCCCTTTTTGGTAGAGGACATGCTGAAGGAAAACGGCGGCACTTACTCCAAAAAGGCCGACTGGCAGCCCTACGTGGTGACGGCCGGCAACCTCATCACGGGCCAAAACCCCGCCTCGTCGGAGCTTGCCGCCGAGGAAGTGCTCCAGCAGCTGAAGAAGTAA
- a CDS encoding FAD:protein FMN transferase, giving the protein MPGPWTLLRRRGVGLLAAALLLVSGLAAQPLAPPRARAYTREAHLMGSHFTFTAVSANDSLAWRALRAGLRETQRIDHLFSYWDSTSQVVKINRLAGIRPVVVDQEVYDLIERTLKISRLSGGAFDITFASGDKIYQFDRTEHARLPDSATVRASVRRIGWQKVRLDPATHAVFLPEKGMRINLAGILQGYGVRRAEEIMKKMGIAGGLINGSGDVYCWGKQPDGSGWRIAIGDPARPHSVSSWLTVSDLAVVTAGNYEQYFTVGGRYYGHIINPHTGYPATGLRSVTIICPDVELADALDDAVFVLGPVAGLALINRLKGVDATVITDAGQTLVSRGMKLNAYHSADAAPTPTPLTTANPQPKP; this is encoded by the coding sequence ATGCCTGGTCCGTGGACGTTGCTGCGTAGAAGGGGGGTAGGGCTGCTAGCGGCGGCCCTGCTGCTGGTGAGCGGGCTGGCGGCCCAGCCGCTGGCTCCGCCCCGTGCCCGTGCCTACACCCGCGAGGCCCACCTGATGGGCTCGCACTTCACCTTCACGGCCGTGTCGGCCAACGATTCGCTGGCCTGGCGCGCCCTGCGCGCGGGCCTGCGCGAAACCCAGCGCATCGACCACCTCTTCTCATACTGGGATTCCACGTCGCAGGTGGTCAAAATCAATCGCCTGGCGGGCATCCGGCCGGTCGTGGTAGACCAGGAGGTGTACGACCTCATCGAGCGCACGCTCAAAATATCGCGGCTCAGCGGCGGCGCGTTCGACATCACTTTCGCCAGCGGCGACAAGATTTATCAGTTTGACAGAACCGAGCACGCCCGCCTGCCCGACTCGGCCACGGTGCGCGCGTCGGTGCGGCGCATCGGCTGGCAAAAGGTGCGGCTGGACCCAGCCACGCACGCCGTTTTTCTGCCCGAAAAGGGGATGCGCATCAACCTGGCCGGTATTCTGCAAGGCTACGGCGTGCGCCGGGCGGAAGAAATCATGAAAAAAATGGGCATCGCGGGCGGACTCATTAATGGCTCGGGCGACGTGTACTGCTGGGGCAAGCAGCCCGACGGTTCCGGCTGGCGCATCGCCATCGGCGACCCGGCCCGGCCGCACTCCGTGTCGTCGTGGCTCACGGTCAGCGACTTGGCCGTGGTCACGGCCGGCAACTACGAGCAGTACTTCACGGTGGGCGGCCGCTACTACGGCCACATCATTAACCCGCACACCGGCTACCCGGCCACGGGCCTGCGCTCAGTCACCATCATTTGCCCCGACGTGGAGCTGGCCGATGCCCTCGATGATGCCGTGTTCGTGCTCGGCCCCGTGGCGGGCCTGGCTTTGATAAACCGCCTCAAAGGCGTGGACGCCACCGTAATAACCGACGCGGGCCAGACCCTGGTTTCGCGCGGCATGAAGCTCAACGCCTACCACAGCGCCGACGCTGCGCCGACTCCTACCCCCCTTACTACCGCCAACCCCCAGCCGAAGCCATGA
- a CDS encoding thioredoxin family protein: MRIFLLSSLAASLLAAPALAQTTAPTWYSSLPAALAQAKASQRPVLAVFSGSDWCKPCMMLKQEVFDQPEFAGFAQDKFVLARFDFPRTKKNRLPDAQTKLNEEAAAKLNQEGSFPAVVLLSPEGQILARTGYRPGGAAAYDTYLERLLAKK, from the coding sequence GTGCGTATTTTTCTGTTAAGTAGCTTGGCTGCGAGTCTGCTCGCCGCGCCCGCCCTGGCCCAAACCACGGCTCCTACCTGGTACTCGTCACTGCCCGCCGCGCTGGCGCAGGCCAAGGCCAGCCAGCGGCCGGTGCTGGCCGTGTTTTCGGGCTCCGACTGGTGCAAGCCCTGCATGATGCTCAAGCAGGAAGTATTCGACCAGCCCGAGTTTGCCGGCTTCGCCCAGGATAAGTTCGTGCTGGCTCGCTTCGACTTCCCGCGCACCAAGAAGAACCGCCTGCCCGACGCCCAAACTAAGCTCAACGAAGAGGCAGCAGCCAAACTCAACCAGGAAGGCTCGTTTCCGGCCGTGGTGCTGCTCTCGCCCGAAGGCCAGATTCTGGCCCGCACCGGCTACCGCCCCGGCGGGGCCGCCGCCTACGATACGTACCTGGAGCGTTTGCTCGCTAAGAAATAG
- a CDS encoding putative quinol monooxygenase has translation MSPTPSAIIAVAAEWRAQAGQEETVRQLMLQATAAVRQHEPGNLLYLGHQDPADPTHFLFYEQYADQQALEAHRDSTHYQDIVVKQLVPLLTDRTVTFYQLLG, from the coding sequence ATGTCCCCTACCCCCTCCGCTATCATTGCCGTGGCCGCCGAGTGGCGCGCGCAGGCCGGCCAGGAAGAAACCGTGCGCCAGCTCATGCTGCAAGCCACCGCGGCCGTGCGCCAGCACGAGCCCGGCAACCTGCTCTACCTCGGCCACCAGGACCCGGCCGACCCTACGCACTTTCTCTTCTACGAGCAGTACGCCGACCAGCAAGCGCTCGAAGCACACCGTGACTCAACTCATTACCAAGATATTGTGGTGAAGCAGCTAGTGCCACTGCTCACGGACCGCACCGTCACGTTTTACCAGCTGCTGGGCTAG
- a CDS encoding VIT1/CCC1 transporter family protein: MNPLAAAPTEKHLTSSAMLQDIVIGLSDGLTVPFALAAGLSGAVQSSGLVITAGLAEIVAGSIAMGLGGYLAGRTEVEHYGAELAREHEEVRTVPAVERREVQELFVAMGLSEPTAALATNELVQDPTQWVKFMMKYELGLEEPDPRQAFKSAFTIAGAYAVGGLIPLSAYFLTATPHAGLLWSGLITLVCLLVFGYFKSRMTGQAPVTGALKMAAIGATAAAAAFYVARLVQGHG; encoded by the coding sequence ATGAATCCACTTGCTGCCGCCCCAACCGAAAAGCACCTGACCAGCTCGGCCATGCTGCAAGATATTGTAATTGGGCTTTCCGATGGCTTGACGGTCCCTTTTGCCCTGGCCGCCGGGCTAAGCGGGGCCGTGCAGTCATCGGGCCTGGTTATCACGGCGGGGCTGGCCGAAATCGTGGCCGGCTCCATCGCAATGGGCTTGGGCGGCTACCTGGCCGGCCGCACCGAGGTGGAGCACTACGGGGCCGAGCTAGCCCGCGAGCACGAGGAAGTGCGCACCGTGCCCGCCGTAGAGCGCCGCGAGGTGCAGGAGCTGTTCGTAGCGATGGGCCTCTCCGAACCCACCGCCGCCCTGGCCACTAATGAGCTGGTGCAGGACCCCACGCAGTGGGTCAAGTTTATGATGAAGTACGAGTTGGGCCTCGAAGAGCCCGACCCGCGGCAGGCCTTCAAGAGCGCCTTCACCATTGCCGGGGCCTACGCCGTGGGCGGCCTCATTCCGCTTAGCGCTTATTTCCTGACCGCCACCCCCCACGCGGGGCTGCTGTGGTCGGGCCTCATCACGCTGGTGTGCCTGCTAGTATTTGGCTATTTTAAGAGCCGGATGACGGGCCAGGCCCCAGTAACGGGAGCCCTCAAGATGGCGGCCATCGGGGCTACGGCGGCGGCGGCGGCCTTCTACGTGGCACGGTTGGTGCAGGGCCACGGGTAG
- a CDS encoding organic hydroperoxide resistance protein, whose product MKITKVFTAQAKAIGGRDGHVTSDNQVLDLTLSTPKEMGGPGKAGATNPEQLFAAGYAACFEGALGVAARQAQVKLTNVSVEAFIGFGQAEDGGYGISADLHVNLPGFEQAQAEKLVEAAHGICPYSRATRGNIEVNLTTTTHA is encoded by the coding sequence ATGAAAATCACCAAAGTATTTACCGCTCAGGCGAAAGCCATTGGGGGCCGCGACGGCCACGTTACCTCCGATAACCAGGTGCTCGACCTTACCCTGAGCACGCCCAAGGAGATGGGCGGCCCCGGCAAAGCCGGCGCTACCAACCCCGAGCAGCTGTTTGCCGCCGGCTACGCGGCTTGCTTTGAGGGTGCCCTCGGCGTGGCCGCCCGCCAGGCCCAGGTGAAGCTCACTAACGTATCGGTGGAGGCCTTTATCGGCTTCGGCCAGGCCGAAGATGGCGGCTACGGCATCTCGGCCGACCTGCACGTGAACCTGCCCGGCTTTGAGCAGGCGCAGGCCGAAAAGCTGGTGGAAGCCGCCCACGGCATTTGCCCCTACTCGCGCGCCACGCGGGGCAACATTGAGGTAAACCTGACTACCACGACCCACGCCTAA
- a CDS encoding FecR family protein — protein MTPRYAADPPDAPWALLARHLAAEATAAERAELRAWVRADPAHLQILTTVTRAWERAGEATAGPVLFSPADVEAAWQRFRPLLQVPTAAPAKAPVPVVRPLWPGRRAWPAARWQLAAGLALLLGTAYALTAHFLVKPLTLTTTYASGLSRHLVHLPDGSLVWLNAHSRLRYTGGAAAGTRAAALTGEAYFEVTPNQAQPFVVSTAAARVRVTGTAFNVRAFAAEDSVEVSVTRGRVWLLHPAAADSVLLVAGTRATLRAADAPGRVATALRRSPLANTNFRAWQTDTLRFADTPVAQVTRALQATFGTTVALGSPALGQCRFTGTFVRPQPAQVLAVLAAATASRLTPDGHGGYQLQGPGCAPAALSPSAAEPARGSSRP, from the coding sequence ATGACGCCCCGCTACGCCGCCGACCCGCCCGATGCGCCCTGGGCGCTGCTGGCCCGCCACCTGGCGGCCGAAGCCACCGCCGCCGAGCGGGCCGAACTACGCGCCTGGGTGCGGGCCGACCCGGCGCACCTGCAAATCCTGACCACCGTGACCCGCGCCTGGGAGCGGGCCGGGGAGGCCACGGCCGGCCCCGTGCTGTTTTCGCCAGCCGACGTGGAAGCCGCCTGGCAGCGCTTCCGGCCGCTACTACAGGTTCCGACTGCCGCCCCGGCCAAAGCGCCCGTGCCGGTGGTGCGCCCGCTTTGGCCGGGGCGGCGGGCCTGGCCAGCGGCGCGCTGGCAGCTGGCGGCCGGGCTGGCGCTACTGCTGGGCACGGCCTACGCGCTAACAGCGCATTTTTTAGTTAAACCTCTTACGCTCACCACTACCTATGCCAGCGGGCTGAGCCGCCACCTGGTGCACCTGCCCGATGGCAGCCTGGTGTGGCTCAACGCGCACTCGCGGCTGCGCTATACCGGCGGCGCGGCCGCCGGCACCCGCGCCGCAGCTCTCACGGGTGAAGCTTACTTCGAGGTTACTCCCAACCAGGCCCAACCCTTTGTGGTGAGCACGGCCGCGGCGCGGGTGCGGGTCACGGGCACGGCCTTCAACGTGCGGGCCTTCGCCGCCGAAGACTCAGTAGAAGTGAGCGTGACTAGGGGCCGGGTGTGGCTGCTGCACCCCGCCGCTGCCGACAGCGTGCTGCTGGTGGCTGGCACCCGCGCCACGCTGCGAGCCGCCGACGCGCCCGGCCGGGTAGCCACCGCCCTGCGCCGCTCGCCCCTGGCCAACACCAACTTCCGGGCCTGGCAGACGGATACCCTACGCTTTGCCGATACCCCAGTGGCGCAGGTGACGCGGGCGCTGCAGGCCACGTTTGGCACCACCGTGGCACTGGGTAGCCCCGCCCTGGGGCAATGCCGCTTCACGGGCACTTTCGTGCGCCCGCAGCCGGCGCAGGTGCTGGCGGTGCTGGCGGCCGCCACCGCCAGCCGCCTTACCCCCGACGGCCACGGTGGCTACCAGCTGCAAGGGCCGGGCTGCGCGCCGGCCGCGCTTTCACCCTCCGCGGCGGAGCCGGCGCGCGGCTCCTCTCGGCCGTGA
- a CDS encoding RNA polymerase sigma factor, translating into MAKPDDKTLDEHLTRLRQADPAVFLEQLFKAFYAPLGSLVYRVVPDRAAVEDILQDVFLRVWQGLATLPAIGSHRAYLTRMALNAALRYQQRARRQVAWDEAPPAAAPVAPDALADLHAAETSAAVAAALARLPPQCRIVFELSRYEELSYQQIAEALEIAPKTVENQLGKALRILRRELAGVLKNLYGLLVYVLVSHPSAAGVCALPPPVPARWPAYFAGPRGGSAPGAYLPLEAAARPAPTLP; encoded by the coding sequence ATGGCAAAGCCCGATGATAAAACCCTCGACGAGCACCTGACGCGGCTGCGCCAGGCCGACCCGGCGGTTTTTCTGGAGCAGTTATTCAAGGCGTTTTATGCGCCGCTGGGCAGTCTCGTATATCGGGTAGTGCCCGACCGGGCGGCGGTGGAAGATATTTTGCAGGACGTGTTTCTGCGGGTGTGGCAGGGGCTGGCCACGCTGCCGGCCATTGGCTCGCACCGCGCCTATCTCACGCGCATGGCCCTGAATGCCGCCCTGCGCTACCAGCAGCGCGCCCGGCGGCAGGTGGCCTGGGACGAGGCCCCGCCCGCCGCCGCCCCGGTGGCCCCCGATGCGCTGGCCGACCTGCACGCCGCCGAAACCAGCGCGGCCGTAGCCGCCGCCCTGGCCCGGCTACCACCGCAGTGCCGCATCGTGTTTGAGCTAAGCCGCTACGAGGAGCTGAGCTACCAGCAAATCGCAGAGGCGCTGGAAATTGCGCCCAAAACCGTCGAGAATCAACTGGGTAAGGCCCTGCGGATTTTGCGCCGGGAGCTGGCCGGCGTTCTCAAAAACCTGTACGGGCTGCTGGTGTACGTGCTGGTCAGCCACCCGTCGGCAGCGGGAGTATGCGCGCTCCCGCCCCCGGTGCCAGCCCGGTGGCCAGCTTATTTTGCGGGGCCGCGTGGGGGTAGCGCGCCCGGCGCGTATCTACCCCTGGAGGCCGCCGCCCGCCCCGCTCCTACCCTGCCATGA